The following coding sequences lie in one Capnocytophaga stomatis genomic window:
- the gmk gene encoding guanylate kinase: protein MNKLIIFSAPSGSGKSTIVRHLLSLEKLNLAFSISATSRAPRGEEQHGREYYFLSVDEFKKRIASGDFLEWEEVYAGNFYGTLRTEVERLWLLGKTVVFDIDVVGGLRIKEQFPEQSLAIFVKPPSIEELEKRLRNRQTESEDKIKMRLDKASQELAQAEKFDIIIENDNLQKALQESENVVVEFLKSK from the coding sequence ATGAATAAATTAATTATATTTTCGGCTCCTTCAGGTAGCGGAAAATCAACTATTGTAAGGCATTTATTATCACTTGAAAAGTTAAACTTAGCATTCTCTATATCAGCAACTTCAAGAGCTCCCAGAGGAGAAGAACAGCACGGAAGAGAATATTATTTTCTTTCGGTAGATGAATTTAAAAAACGAATTGCTTCAGGTGATTTTTTGGAGTGGGAGGAAGTTTATGCAGGAAATTTTTACGGAACTTTGAGAACAGAGGTGGAACGCTTGTGGTTGCTTGGGAAAACTGTCGTTTTTGATATTGATGTGGTTGGAGGACTACGAATTAAAGAACAGTTTCCTGAGCAAAGTTTGGCTATTTTTGTAAAACCACCAAGCATCGAAGAATTAGAAAAAAGATTAAGAAATCGGCAAACTGAAAGTGAAGATAAAATAAAAATGCGGTTGGATAAAGCCTCTCAGGAGTTGGCACAGGCTGAAAAATTTGATATAATAATTGAAAACGATAATTTACAGAAGGCTTTACAAGAGTCTGAAAATGTGGTTGTTGAGTTTTTAAAGTCAAAATAA
- a CDS encoding YicC/YloC family endoribonuclease, whose protein sequence is MIQSMTGFGKSVVSLADKHVSIEIKSLNSKSIDINTRIPLIYREKELEFRKILADELQRGKVDFSIFVENTSAQTSVKINENVVKSYIAQMKNIVDGDTTELLKMAVRMPDALQTSVENISSDEFEIVLEHILLAINDLKKFRAEEGIVLKEDFILRIQNIRDLLKDVEGLDSERLVLVRERLEKAVAEIRNVDANRFEQELIFYLEKLDITEEKIRLKNHLDYFIETLNSGESNGRKLSFIAQEIGREVNTLGSKANFSPMQQVVVKMKDELEKIKEQLSNVL, encoded by the coding sequence ATGATACAATCTATGACTGGCTTTGGCAAAAGTGTTGTTTCCCTTGCCGACAAGCACGTAAGTATAGAAATTAAGTCATTGAATAGCAAGAGTATAGATATTAATACTCGTATTCCATTGATATACAGGGAGAAGGAGTTGGAATTTCGTAAAATTCTGGCAGATGAATTACAACGAGGAAAGGTAGATTTTAGCATTTTTGTTGAGAATACGAGTGCTCAGACCTCAGTGAAAATCAACGAAAATGTTGTGAAATCGTACATTGCACAAATGAAAAATATCGTTGATGGAGACACAACGGAACTTTTGAAAATGGCTGTGCGTATGCCAGATGCATTACAAACTTCTGTTGAAAATATCTCTTCAGATGAATTTGAAATTGTATTGGAACATATTTTGTTGGCAATTAATGATTTGAAAAAATTCAGAGCAGAAGAAGGCATTGTACTAAAGGAAGATTTTATACTTAGAATACAAAACATTCGAGACTTATTGAAAGATGTAGAAGGCTTAGATTCAGAGCGTTTGGTACTTGTTCGTGAGCGTTTGGAGAAAGCTGTTGCCGAAATCCGTAATGTAGATGCTAACCGTTTTGAACAGGAGCTAATTTTCTATTTGGAGAAATTGGATATTACGGAAGAAAAAATTCGGTTGAAAAATCATTTGGATTATTTCATCGAGACATTAAATTCAGGAGAATCCAACGGACGAAAATTAAGTTTTATAGCTCAAGAGATTGGAAGAGAGGTAAATACGTTGGGTTCAAAAGCCAATTTTTCACCAATGCAACAAGTTGTCGTAAAGATGAAAGATGAGCTTGAAAAGATTAAAGAACAGCTTTCAAACGTGTTGTAA
- the fahA gene encoding fumarylacetoacetase, producing the protein MFESSVSPVLQTWIDVSEDSDFPIQNIPFGVFLTPDDVVTIGTRIGDTAIDLGAMHRLGYFKGIALADDIFSQDCLNDFISDGKKTWRLVRNRIAKIFDANNASLRDNEEHRAIILFSLDEIEMQLPVRIGDYTNFYSSKDQMSYMENLKKINQYEDFLVSPLSFPLGYHGRSSSIVPSGIPIHRPYGQILPKDASKLELLPSNEVDFELEMAFITTDANVLGESVPVREADEYIFGMVIFNNWSARDIQKWERTQPTSSFLAKNFASSISPWIVTMDALAPFRVRKEKQIPEPLPYLQKEENYTYDIHLEVFLADSTGDTTMVSKTNYLNTFWTMDQQLTHHTISGCKVNSGDLMSSGAISGNTDKSGSSLLEITQGGTKKIILNNGSERTYLKDNDTITIKGYCKKHNLRIGFGEVSNTLLKPWTKHAR; encoded by the coding sequence ATGTTTGAAAGTTCAGTTTCACCAGTGCTTCAAACTTGGATTGATGTCTCGGAGGATTCCGATTTTCCGATTCAAAATATTCCTTTTGGAGTTTTTTTGACCCCCGATGATGTTGTAACTATTGGGACACGCATAGGGGACACAGCGATTGACTTGGGAGCGATGCATCGTTTGGGATATTTCAAAGGAATTGCCTTGGCGGATGATATTTTCTCTCAGGATTGTTTGAATGATTTTATTTCAGATGGAAAGAAAACTTGGCGTTTGGTCAGAAATCGTATTGCGAAAATATTTGATGCCAATAACGCTTCTTTGAGGGATAATGAGGAACATCGTGCGATAATTTTGTTCAGTTTGGATGAAATTGAAATGCAATTACCTGTGCGAATAGGGGATTACACGAACTTTTATTCGAGCAAAGACCAAATGTCTTATATGGAAAATTTGAAAAAAATCAACCAATATGAAGATTTTTTGGTTTCTCCATTGAGTTTTCCTTTGGGATATCACGGCAGAAGTTCTTCGATTGTGCCTTCAGGTATTCCTATTCACCGTCCGTACGGGCAAATTCTGCCAAAAGACGCTTCAAAATTGGAACTTTTGCCATCAAATGAGGTCGATTTTGAGTTGGAAATGGCATTTATAACCACAGATGCAAATGTTTTGGGAGAAAGCGTACCTGTTCGGGAGGCTGATGAGTACATTTTCGGGATGGTAATTTTTAATAATTGGAGTGCAAGAGACATTCAAAAATGGGAACGAACCCAGCCAACTTCTTCATTTTTAGCTAAAAACTTTGCTTCGTCAATTTCTCCTTGGATAGTAACAATGGATGCTTTAGCTCCGTTTAGAGTTAGAAAAGAGAAGCAAATTCCAGAGCCTCTTCCATACCTTCAAAAAGAAGAAAATTACACTTATGATATTCATTTAGAAGTATTTCTCGCAGATTCAACAGGAGATACAACGATGGTTTCAAAAACAAATTATCTGAATACTTTTTGGACTATGGATCAGCAACTTACACATCATACCATCAGCGGATGTAAGGTGAATAGCGGTGATTTGATGTCAAGCGGAGCCATTTCCGGAAATACTGATAAAAGTGGCAGTTCTTTGCTTGAAATTACACAAGGAGGAACTAAAAAAATCATCTTAAACAACGGAAGTGAACGGACGTATCTTAAAGATAATGATACAATTACAATAAAAGGTTACTGCAAAAAACATAACCTTCGTATTGGGTTTGGAGAGGTAAGTAATACGTTGCTAAAACCTTGGACTAAGCACGCAAGATAA
- the glyA gene encoding serine hydroxymethyltransferase, with protein sequence MLRDKHIFELIEDEKERQLRGIELIASENFVSPQVMEAAGSVLTNKYAEGYPGRRYYGGCEVVDEVEQLAIDRAKVLFGAEYANVQPHSGSQANAAVYSACLQPGDTILGLDLAHGGHLTHGSPVNFSGKIFRAVSYGVEKETGMLNYDKIAEIAQQEKPKMIVAGYSAYSRNIDFKRFREIADSVGAFLLADIAHPAGLIAKGLLNDPIPHCHFVTTTTHKTLRGPRGGLILMGKDFENPFGLKTPKGEIRMMSSLVDLAVFPGNQGGPLMHVIAAKAVAFGEALSDEFLHYTIQVQKNAKALAKALIEKDYDIVSGGTDNHLMLIDLRNKNISGKDAEKALVKADITANKNMVPFDDKSPFVTSGIRLGVAAVTTRGLKEDDMQIIADFIDEVIKNHQNDEYLEEIAEKVNDFMEDRPLFTY encoded by the coding sequence ATGTTACGAGACAAACACATTTTTGAGTTAATTGAAGACGAAAAAGAAAGACAACTCCGTGGAATTGAGCTTATTGCTTCTGAAAATTTTGTAAGCCCACAAGTGATGGAAGCGGCTGGTTCGGTTTTAACTAACAAATACGCTGAGGGCTATCCTGGGCGTCGATATTATGGTGGTTGTGAGGTAGTTGACGAAGTTGAGCAACTTGCAATTGACAGAGCAAAAGTACTCTTTGGGGCGGAATACGCAAACGTACAGCCTCACAGTGGTTCGCAAGCCAATGCAGCTGTTTACTCCGCTTGTTTGCAACCCGGCGATACCATCTTAGGGTTAGACCTTGCTCACGGAGGGCATTTAACTCACGGTTCTCCTGTAAACTTTTCCGGAAAAATTTTCCGTGCTGTATCATACGGAGTTGAAAAAGAAACAGGTATGCTCAATTATGACAAAATTGCGGAAATTGCCCAACAAGAAAAACCAAAAATGATTGTAGCAGGATATTCCGCATATTCAAGAAATATTGATTTCAAACGTTTTAGAGAAATTGCAGATAGTGTTGGAGCTTTCCTTCTGGCAGATATTGCTCATCCTGCGGGACTTATCGCAAAAGGCTTACTAAACGACCCAATTCCTCACTGCCATTTTGTTACAACCACCACTCACAAAACACTTCGCGGACCTCGTGGCGGACTTATCCTAATGGGAAAAGATTTTGAAAATCCGTTCGGATTGAAAACACCAAAAGGAGAAATCAGAATGATGTCATCTTTGGTGGATTTGGCGGTTTTCCCTGGAAATCAGGGAGGACCTCTAATGCACGTCATTGCTGCAAAGGCAGTTGCTTTCGGTGAAGCCCTCTCTGATGAGTTCCTTCATTATACAATTCAAGTACAAAAAAATGCAAAAGCTTTAGCAAAAGCCTTAATTGAAAAAGATTACGATATCGTTTCGGGGGGAACAGACAACCATTTGATGCTCATCGACTTAAGAAACAAAAACATAAGCGGAAAAGACGCTGAAAAAGCACTTGTAAAGGCGGACATTACAGCGAATAAAAATATGGTTCCGTTTGACGATAAGAGCCCGTTTGTAACTTCAGGGATTCGTCTTGGAGTAGCTGCCGTAACTACTCGAGGCTTAAAAGAAGATGATATGCAAATCATTGCCGATTTTATTGACGAGGTTATCAAAAATCATCAAAACGACGAATATTTAGAAGAAATTGCTGAAAAAGTAAATGATTTTATGGAAGATAGACCATTGTTTACTTATTAA
- the secA gene encoding preprotein translocase subunit SecA gives MNVVNSLIKIFVGDKAKKDLRAIQPIVEKIKAYANQLENISNDELRAKTIEFKEKIKGARAEIDAKIFDLQQQVNQTEDIDKKEDLYTEIDKLNTEAYEISEKTLNEILPEAFAVVKETSKRFANNETLTVTATPYDRELSATKSYVTLEEDKAIWKNSWDAAGKEVTWDMVHYDVQLIGGIALHQGKIAEMQTGEGKTLVATLPVYLNALTGNGVHLVTVNDYLARRDSAWMAPLFEFHGMRVDCIDNHRPNSEERRKAYDADITYGTNNEFGFDYLRDNMAHTSADLVQRAHNYAIVDEVDSVLVDDARTPLIISGPTPKGEYHEFNELKPIVSDLVSKQRQYLTKVLADARKLIAEGNTKDGGFLLLRVHRGLPKNKALIKFLSEEGVKQLLQKTENYYMQDNNREMPKVDEELYFVIDEKNNQIELTDKGFADISFDGDKNFFVLPDVSIEITNIEKQNLPIEEEAALKEKLFQEFSVKSERIHTLNQLLKAYTLFEKDVEYVVIDNKVLIVDEQTGRIMDGRRYSDGLHQAIEAKENVKIEAATQTYATITLQNYFRMYNKLSGMTGTAITEAGEFWEIYKLDVMEIPTNRPIARKDQNDLIYKTKREKYNAVIEEVVRLSEAGRPVLIGTTSVEVSELLSRMLTMRKIKHNVLNAKLHKKEADIVAEAGQPGVVTIATNMAGRGTDIKLTPEVKNAGGLAIIGTERHDSRRVDRQLRGRSGRQGDPGSSLFYVSLEDNLMRLFGSERIAKLMDSLGHKEGDVIQHSIMTKRIEAAQKKVEENNFGIRKRLLEYDDVMNAQREVIYKRRRHALEGERLKVDLANMIFDTCEVIVEGNKGGNNYKNFEYELIKYFALKTQITESEFAKTSANDLVFKLYKEVLAHYQQKTEKSAETAFPVIKNVYENPSNTYERIVVPFTDGQKALNIVTDLKEAYESNGKQLINDFEKNITLAIIDEEWKTHLRRMDELKQSVQLAVHEQKDPLLIYKFEAFELFKTMIEKVNKEIVSFLFKAELPQQTQPVEEARVSHEPENYQTSKEEVLNSDEMASRHRQAMEQTQQRPQVVETIVREQPKINRNERVTIQNIRTGERKEMKYKQALPLIEKGEWVVLPNN, from the coding sequence ATGAATGTTGTAAATTCACTAATAAAAATTTTTGTAGGAGACAAGGCAAAAAAGGACTTGAGGGCAATTCAGCCTATTGTCGAGAAGATAAAAGCTTATGCCAATCAGTTGGAAAATATTTCTAACGATGAGTTACGTGCAAAAACCATCGAATTTAAAGAGAAAATAAAAGGTGCAAGGGCTGAAATAGATGCTAAAATATTTGATTTACAGCAACAAGTAAACCAAACTGAGGATATTGACAAAAAGGAAGATTTGTACACGGAAATAGATAAGTTAAATACAGAAGCTTATGAAATTTCTGAAAAAACGCTGAATGAAATCCTTCCTGAGGCTTTTGCCGTTGTTAAAGAAACTTCAAAACGATTTGCTAATAATGAAACGCTAACTGTTACTGCAACTCCTTATGACAGAGAACTTTCTGCAACGAAAAGTTATGTAACTCTTGAAGAAGATAAAGCTATCTGGAAAAATTCGTGGGATGCTGCGGGTAAGGAAGTTACGTGGGATATGGTGCATTATGACGTGCAACTTATCGGAGGAATTGCCCTGCATCAAGGAAAGATTGCAGAAATGCAAACCGGTGAAGGTAAGACACTTGTGGCGACACTGCCCGTGTATTTGAACGCCTTAACAGGAAATGGAGTTCACTTGGTAACAGTGAATGACTATTTGGCAAGAAGGGATAGTGCGTGGATGGCTCCGTTGTTCGAGTTTCACGGAATGCGTGTGGATTGTATTGATAATCATCGACCTAACTCGGAAGAAAGACGTAAAGCCTATGACGCTGATATCACTTACGGAACGAATAATGAATTTGGATTCGATTATTTGCGTGACAATATGGCACATACTTCTGCCGATTTAGTGCAACGTGCTCATAATTATGCTATTGTCGATGAGGTGGATTCCGTATTGGTGGACGATGCTCGTACCCCGTTAATTATTTCAGGACCAACGCCTAAGGGGGAATATCACGAATTTAATGAATTGAAGCCTATTGTTTCCGATTTGGTTTCAAAACAAAGGCAGTATTTAACAAAAGTTCTTGCTGATGCACGTAAACTTATTGCCGAAGGAAATACCAAAGACGGCGGATTCTTGTTACTTCGTGTGCATCGTGGATTGCCTAAAAATAAGGCACTTATCAAGTTTTTGAGTGAGGAAGGTGTGAAGCAACTTCTCCAAAAAACTGAAAATTATTATATGCAAGATAACAATCGTGAGATGCCAAAAGTTGATGAAGAACTTTATTTCGTGATTGATGAAAAAAATAACCAGATTGAGCTGACTGACAAAGGTTTCGCAGATATTTCTTTCGATGGAGATAAAAATTTCTTCGTACTTCCTGATGTTAGCATCGAGATAACAAACATTGAAAAACAAAACCTTCCAATTGAGGAAGAAGCTGCTCTGAAAGAAAAACTTTTCCAAGAATTTAGCGTGAAAAGTGAGCGTATCCACACGCTTAACCAATTATTGAAGGCTTATACTTTATTTGAGAAAGATGTTGAGTATGTGGTAATTGACAACAAAGTTTTGATTGTTGATGAGCAAACAGGACGTATAATGGATGGTCGTCGTTATTCTGACGGATTGCACCAAGCCATTGAAGCCAAAGAGAATGTGAAAATTGAGGCTGCAACACAGACTTACGCCACTATTACGTTGCAAAATTATTTCCGTATGTATAATAAACTTTCGGGAATGACGGGTACAGCGATTACAGAAGCGGGAGAGTTCTGGGAAATTTACAAATTGGATGTGATGGAAATTCCAACGAATCGCCCGATTGCTCGCAAAGACCAAAATGACCTGATTTACAAAACAAAACGTGAAAAGTATAATGCTGTAATTGAGGAAGTTGTACGTCTGTCAGAAGCTGGTCGTCCTGTGCTTATCGGTACTACTTCGGTAGAAGTTTCCGAATTATTGAGCCGAATGCTTACAATGCGAAAAATCAAACATAACGTATTGAATGCTAAGTTACATAAAAAAGAAGCTGACATTGTGGCAGAAGCTGGACAGCCTGGTGTGGTAACGATTGCAACCAATATGGCTGGTCGTGGAACGGATATCAAACTTACTCCTGAGGTGAAAAATGCGGGAGGTTTGGCGATTATCGGTACAGAACGCCACGATTCACGTCGAGTTGATAGACAGCTTAGAGGTCGTTCCGGACGTCAAGGAGACCCAGGAAGCTCTCTTTTCTACGTATCGTTGGAAGATAATTTGATGCGATTATTTGGTTCTGAACGTATTGCAAAACTTATGGATAGTTTGGGTCACAAAGAAGGAGATGTAATTCAGCATTCTATTATGACCAAACGTATCGAAGCAGCACAGAAAAAAGTAGAGGAAAATAACTTCGGAATTCGCAAGCGTTTGTTAGAGTACGATGATGTGATGAATGCACAACGTGAGGTTATTTACAAACGTCGTCGTCACGCTTTGGAGGGAGAACGTCTTAAAGTGGATTTGGCGAATATGATTTTCGACACTTGTGAGGTAATTGTAGAAGGAAACAAGGGCGGAAATAATTATAAAAACTTTGAATATGAGCTAATTAAGTATTTTGCTTTGAAAACTCAAATCACAGAATCTGAGTTTGCGAAAACTTCGGCTAATGATTTGGTTTTCAAATTGTACAAAGAAGTTTTAGCTCATTATCAACAGAAAACAGAGAAAAGTGCTGAAACGGCTTTCCCTGTTATAAAAAATGTGTACGAAAATCCGTCAAATACCTATGAGCGTATCGTAGTTCCTTTTACGGACGGGCAGAAGGCACTCAATATCGTTACGGACTTAAAAGAAGCTTACGAATCAAATGGTAAACAGCTAATTAACGATTTTGAGAAGAACATTACTTTGGCGATTATTGATGAGGAATGGAAGACACATTTACGCCGAATGGATGAGCTTAAACAATCAGTACAGTTAGCAGTTCACGAGCAAAAGGACCCATTGTTGATTTACAAATTTGAGGCGTTTGAGCTTTTCAAAACGATGATTGAAAAGGTAAATAAAGAAATTGTTTCGTTCCTATTTAAAGCAGAATTGCCTCAGCAAACGCAACCTGTGGAAGAAGCGAGAGTTTCTCACGAACCGGAAAATTATCAAACTTCAAAAGAGGAAGTTTTGAATAGTGACGAAATGGCGAGCCGTCATCGTCAGGCGATGGAACAAACACAACAACGTCCGCAAGTTGTGGAAACTATCGTGCGTGAACAACCTAAAATCAATAGAAATGAGCGAGTTACAATTCAAAATATTCGAACAGGTGAGCGAAAAGAAATGAAGTACAAACAAGCCTTGCCTCTTATCGAAAAAGGAGAATGGGTAGTTTTGCCTAATAATTAA
- a CDS encoding DUF2795 domain-containing protein: protein MYWTLELASYLSDAPWPATKDELIDYAIRTGAPMEVVENLQSLEDEGDMYESIEEIWPDYPSDEDYFWNEDEY, encoded by the coding sequence ATGTATTGGACATTAGAACTTGCGTCATATTTAAGTGATGCACCTTGGCCTGCAACAAAGGATGAATTAATTGATTACGCAATCAGAACTGGAGCTCCAATGGAAGTTGTTGAAAACCTTCAATCTCTTGAGGATGAGGGTGATATGTATGAATCGATTGAGGAAATTTGGCCTGATTATCCTTCTGATGAGGATTACTTTTGGAATGAAGATGAATATTAA
- the bshC gene encoding bacillithiol biosynthesis cysteine-adding enzyme BshC: protein MIVSQIPFEQIHFFSSLISDYVLEKEELRSFYNHFPNISNFKKQIEEKRNSFTNEARIRLVQSLKEQYSEIKTSPKVLENIELLGNKNTFTITTGHQLSLFTGHLYFIYKIVSTINTARILSEEYPDFKFVPIYWMATEDHDFEEINHFHLQNKSLHWHSSEKGMTGAFKTDSLDKVFDIFESSIGVGKNADFLKNLFKSSYLEHNNLASATRFLVNALFEQYGVVIVDGNHRELKKSFIPYIKNDLLENIAYQEVTKTISEIQNTNKTYPIQVNPREINLFYLTDNGRNRIVSSEKGFEIHQTDIFFSKNEILEELENYPERFSPNVIMRPLYQEVTLPNLAYIGGGGEIAYWLELKRFFEAEKVPFPMLMLRNSALLISENQHNKIKKLNISVTDLFLKTDDLKNKRVKELSDFPIDFTQQKNALKEQFSDLYLIAEKTDASFKNAVKAQEVKQLKGLENLEKRLLKAQKRKFADELQRILLLKSELFPNNSLQERYCNFSDFYIQQGTDFIPNLVENFNPFEFEFSVIKY, encoded by the coding sequence ATGATTGTAAGCCAAATTCCGTTTGAACAAATTCACTTTTTTTCGTCTCTCATAAGTGATTATGTGCTTGAAAAAGAGGAATTACGCAGTTTTTATAATCACTTTCCGAATATTTCAAACTTCAAAAAACAAATTGAAGAAAAGCGAAATAGTTTCACAAATGAAGCGAGAATTCGTTTGGTTCAATCCTTAAAAGAACAATATTCTGAAATAAAAACATCTCCAAAAGTACTCGAAAATATTGAGCTTTTAGGCAACAAAAATACATTTACAATCACAACGGGACATCAGTTAAGCCTTTTCACGGGGCATCTTTACTTCATATACAAAATCGTTTCCACAATCAATACAGCAAGAATTCTTTCCGAGGAATATCCTGATTTTAAGTTTGTTCCGATATATTGGATGGCTACGGAAGACCACGATTTTGAAGAAATAAATCATTTTCATTTGCAAAACAAAAGTCTGCACTGGCACAGTTCCGAAAAGGGAATGACCGGAGCATTCAAAACCGACTCTCTTGACAAAGTTTTTGATATTTTTGAAAGTTCAATTGGTGTTGGAAAGAATGCCGATTTCTTAAAAAACTTGTTCAAGTCCAGCTATTTAGAACATAATAACCTTGCTTCGGCGACTCGTTTTTTGGTAAACGCTCTCTTTGAGCAATACGGCGTGGTAATTGTAGATGGAAATCACCGTGAACTTAAAAAATCTTTCATTCCTTACATCAAAAATGATTTATTAGAAAACATTGCTTATCAGGAAGTTACAAAAACTATTTCAGAAATTCAGAATACAAACAAAACGTACCCCATACAAGTAAATCCGCGTGAGATTAACCTTTTTTATCTTACCGATAATGGAAGAAATCGCATCGTTTCTTCCGAAAAAGGATTTGAAATTCACCAAACGGACATTTTTTTTAGCAAAAATGAAATTCTGGAAGAATTAGAGAATTATCCCGAGCGTTTTTCTCCGAACGTAATTATGCGCCCTCTGTATCAAGAAGTTACATTACCGAACTTGGCTTACATTGGCGGAGGCGGAGAAATTGCTTATTGGCTGGAACTCAAACGTTTTTTTGAAGCGGAGAAAGTTCCTTTCCCTATGCTAATGCTTCGGAATTCAGCTTTATTAATATCTGAAAATCAACATAATAAAATCAAAAAACTGAATATTTCCGTAACAGATTTGTTCTTAAAAACAGATGATTTAAAAAATAAAAGAGTTAAAGAACTTAGTGATTTTCCAATTGATTTCACCCAGCAGAAAAATGCTCTAAAAGAACAATTTTCGGATTTATACTTAATCGCTGAAAAAACAGATGCTTCTTTCAAAAATGCTGTCAAAGCCCAGGAAGTGAAGCAACTAAAAGGATTGGAAAACCTTGAAAAACGGTTGCTAAAAGCACAAAAACGGAAGTTTGCAGACGAACTACAACGCATCTTACTTTTAAAGAGTGAATTATTCCCAAATAATTCATTACAAGAACGTTACTGTAATTTCTCCGATTTTTACATACAACAAGGAACAGATTTTATCCCCAATTTGGTTGAAAATTTTAATCCTTTTGAATTTGAATTTTCAGTAATAAAATATTAA
- a CDS encoding SprT-like domain-containing protein: MEYILAKYLPENAVSPCFELIKLHKIYLKIVDERKTRHGDYRQLSNGQHLITINANSNKYRFLITLIHEIAHLLAFEKFGRQIKPHGNEWKYTFRMLMLPFISPSIFPSQLLGIVANHFKNPAASSDIDPVLSIALKDFDKEEVTSFVFELPIGAIFRTKDGRVFQKGKRRIKCYECIEIKTRKIYIFQPHTTVEPLKS, from the coding sequence ATGGAATATATTCTTGCTAAATATTTACCTGAAAATGCGGTTTCTCCTTGTTTTGAGCTTATCAAACTCCATAAAATATATCTAAAGATTGTAGATGAACGAAAAACAAGACACGGAGATTACAGGCAACTATCTAACGGACAACATCTTATAACCATAAATGCAAACAGTAATAAGTATCGTTTTTTAATCACTCTCATTCACGAAATTGCTCATTTACTGGCTTTTGAAAAATTCGGAAGACAAATTAAACCACACGGAAACGAATGGAAATACACTTTTCGTATGCTGATGTTGCCTTTCATTTCTCCCAGTATTTTCCCTTCTCAATTGTTAGGAATTGTTGCCAATCATTTTAAAAATCCGGCTGCAAGTAGTGACATTGACCCTGTTTTATCAATTGCCTTGAAAGACTTTGATAAAGAAGAAGTTACGAGCTTTGTTTTTGAATTACCTATCGGAGCTATATTCCGTACCAAAGACGGAAGAGTTTTTCAAAAAGGCAAAAGAAGAATTAAATGTTATGAATGTATCGAAATAAAAACAAGAAAAATTTACATTTTTCAACCTCACACAACGGTAGAGCCTCTAAAATCATAG
- a CDS encoding CDP-alcohol phosphatidyltransferase family protein — protein MRKQIPNIITLLNLFCGTIAVVLAVQGRLDWAFFFVALGIFFDFFDGFFARLLNVKSDLGLQLDSLADMVTSGVVPGVGMFQLLSKSDFVTQNGGLFSEIFPYFGFLITLASAYRLAKFNIDTRQTTGFIGLPTPANALFILSLPVILQYHSADLFQNVLQNTWILAGITLLSSYMLNAEIPLFALKFKDYSFQNNKIKYMFLIVSVLGLLFFQLIAIPMIIVLYVIISIFQNRCSCKL, from the coding sequence ATGAGAAAACAAATTCCTAATATTATCACTTTATTAAATTTGTTTTGCGGAACAATAGCTGTTGTTTTGGCTGTTCAGGGCAGATTGGATTGGGCTTTCTTTTTTGTGGCATTGGGTATATTTTTTGATTTTTTTGACGGATTTTTTGCACGTCTGTTAAATGTAAAGTCCGATTTGGGATTGCAGCTGGATTCGCTTGCTGATATGGTAACTTCGGGAGTGGTTCCGGGCGTGGGAATGTTTCAGCTTCTTTCAAAAAGCGATTTTGTAACTCAAAATGGTGGTTTATTTTCAGAAATATTCCCTTACTTCGGATTTCTAATCACCTTAGCTTCAGCATATCGATTAGCGAAATTTAATATAGACACTCGTCAGACTACGGGTTTTATAGGCTTGCCAACCCCTGCTAATGCATTGTTTATCTTGTCCTTGCCTGTTATTTTACAGTATCACTCTGCGGATTTGTTTCAAAATGTTTTGCAAAATACGTGGATTTTGGCGGGAATTACTCTTTTGAGCAGTTATATGTTAAATGCCGAAATTCCGCTATTTGCATTAAAATTTAAGGATTATTCCTTTCAGAATAACAAGATAAAATATATGTTTCTGATAGTTAGTGTATTGGGACTATTATTTTTCCAACTCATTGCTATCCCGATGATTATCGTTCTGTATGTTATAATTTCTATTTTTCAGAATAGATGTAGCTGTAAACTATGA